A window from Cryobacterium sp. PAMC25264 encodes these proteins:
- a CDS encoding ATP-binding protein, with the protein MTRIDGESKRKLREMGVTSLVDALETQDDTLTLGMPFEERIKLLVDDAHATFTHAKVEGLIRRAGLRYPNADLRKLDLIEQRGLDRGIIAQLGTCTCTFIERRQNVVFQGFTGSGKSYLGSALAKQACQHRYRAHYIRMPDLEEAWAAGRDKPGGKEKFLRKYAAFTLLVIDEWLLDQPDDNTRSMLLELLERRYDTTSTVFCTQYAKKDWHQRLGSGVHADAIMDRIVHRTIWIETGGTNMREHTADNAA; encoded by the coding sequence ATGACGCGCATCGATGGCGAGAGCAAGCGCAAGCTCCGAGAGATGGGAGTGACCTCGCTGGTCGACGCGCTCGAGACCCAAGACGACACCCTCACCCTCGGGATGCCTTTCGAGGAACGGATCAAGCTCCTCGTCGATGACGCGCACGCGACTTTCACCCACGCGAAAGTCGAAGGCCTGATCCGGCGGGCCGGGCTGCGCTACCCCAACGCCGACCTGCGCAAGCTCGACCTCATCGAGCAACGTGGCCTGGACCGCGGGATCATCGCCCAGCTGGGCACCTGCACCTGCACCTTCATCGAGAGGCGGCAGAACGTCGTGTTCCAAGGATTCACCGGGTCCGGAAAGTCCTACCTCGGATCGGCACTGGCGAAGCAAGCCTGCCAACACCGGTATCGGGCGCATTACATCCGCATGCCCGACCTCGAAGAAGCCTGGGCTGCCGGCCGCGACAAGCCCGGAGGAAAAGAGAAGTTCCTCCGGAAATACGCGGCGTTCACCCTTCTCGTAATCGATGAATGGCTGCTCGACCAGCCGGACGACAACACCCGCAGCATGCTCCTCGAGCTCCTGGAACGCCGCTACGACACCACCTCGACCGTGTTCTGCACCCAGTACGCCAAGAAGGACTGGCATCAGCGTCTGGGCTCCGGCGTTCACGCCGACGCGATCATGGACCGCATCGTGCACCGCACGATCTGGATCGAGACCGGCGGCACCAACATGCGCGAACACACCGCGGACAACGCGGCGTGA
- the istB gene encoding IS21-like element helper ATPase IstB — protein MSVTATAAPALPAELEVLMRQLKMPYARALAPELIATARAQRWEPTEIIKALFVEEVTGRSRSMLATRRRAAGFPTGKTFDTWDETASSIPVPTQHALRTLEWIGRKENVVVCGPSGTGKTFFLEALGQQVVEAGMRVAWFRLEDLGALVRAHRADDSVGRVVARILRSDLIVIDDIGLLEVGADAAEGLYRLVDAAYEKRSIAISSNLHPAGFDELMPKTLATATVDRLLHHAHVCQTSGDSIRLTQALAGKGVTKMS, from the coding sequence ATGAGCGTCACGGCAACCGCCGCGCCCGCGCTGCCGGCTGAGCTGGAAGTGTTGATGCGGCAGCTGAAGATGCCCTACGCCCGCGCCCTGGCCCCCGAGCTCATCGCGACCGCCCGGGCGCAACGATGGGAACCCACCGAGATCATCAAGGCCCTCTTCGTCGAGGAAGTCACCGGCCGGTCCCGGTCGATGCTCGCGACCAGACGCCGCGCGGCAGGGTTCCCGACCGGGAAAACGTTTGACACCTGGGACGAGACGGCGTCCTCGATCCCGGTGCCCACCCAGCATGCGCTCCGCACGTTGGAATGGATCGGCCGGAAGGAAAACGTCGTCGTTTGCGGGCCCTCCGGGACCGGGAAGACGTTCTTCCTCGAGGCCCTCGGTCAGCAAGTCGTCGAGGCCGGCATGCGGGTCGCCTGGTTCCGACTCGAAGACCTCGGCGCCCTCGTCAGGGCGCACCGCGCCGACGACTCCGTCGGCCGGGTCGTGGCCCGGATCCTGCGCTCGGACTTGATCGTGATCGATGACATCGGGCTGCTCGAAGTCGGCGCCGACGCGGCCGAGGGCCTCTATCGACTCGTCGATGCCGCCTACGAGAAACGGTCCATCGCGATCTCGTCGAACCTGCACCCGGCCGGCTTTGACGAGCTCATGCCCAAGACCCTCGCGACGGCGACCGTTGACCGGCTCCTGCACCACGCCCACGTCTGCCAAACCTCGGGCGACTCAATCCGCCTCACCCAGGCCCTCGCCGGGAAGGGCGTCACGAAGATGAGTTAG
- a CDS encoding acyltransferase: protein MNALRLLLATMVVVSHSWQLGGYGPQPQVGGVALGTWSVCGFFVISGYLITRSRLSGRPAIEFYWARFLRIFPAFIVCLLVIAFVAAPLSTAIGPGQYSLVDAIGYVYHNLFLYPPVYGQQSIGDTLNTVPFANNWDGPLWTLFYEAACYVFIGIFVSVIRRRYLATSLTISFIVVTIAASAFYSRSLAVNELVVIAAPLLVAFLAGGVVYLCGNHINAGPVMVVLAIAALALATASGFAVTLAPLPLAFLIVKLGNVLPLQKVGSRYDISYGIYIYGCVVQQLLALIFPGGAISVWAFVSLSILITVPLAFLSSALIEKPALTLKTRVPQLREPAAAPA, encoded by the coding sequence TTGAATGCGCTTCGCCTTCTATTGGCAACAATGGTCGTCGTTTCCCATTCGTGGCAGTTGGGCGGTTACGGTCCTCAGCCGCAGGTCGGCGGCGTGGCGCTGGGAACCTGGTCGGTGTGCGGCTTTTTCGTGATTTCGGGGTATCTCATCACGCGTAGTCGCCTATCGGGACGCCCCGCAATCGAGTTCTACTGGGCAAGGTTCCTGCGCATCTTCCCGGCGTTTATTGTCTGCTTACTCGTCATTGCCTTCGTCGCGGCTCCCCTGTCGACCGCCATCGGCCCTGGACAGTACAGCCTCGTTGATGCAATCGGCTACGTCTATCACAACTTGTTCCTCTATCCGCCGGTGTATGGCCAGCAGTCGATTGGCGACACTTTGAATACGGTCCCGTTCGCTAACAACTGGGACGGTCCCCTTTGGACGTTATTCTACGAAGCGGCGTGCTACGTCTTTATAGGGATCTTCGTTAGTGTCATCCGCAGACGTTATCTGGCGACTTCCTTGACGATCTCCTTTATCGTTGTGACGATTGCTGCATCGGCCTTCTACTCGCGCTCACTCGCCGTAAACGAACTAGTCGTCATCGCCGCTCCGTTGCTTGTCGCATTCCTGGCGGGCGGAGTCGTCTACCTTTGCGGGAATCACATTAATGCGGGTCCGGTCATGGTGGTCCTGGCAATCGCGGCACTCGCGCTGGCTACAGCATCTGGTTTCGCTGTGACGCTGGCGCCATTGCCACTCGCGTTCTTGATCGTCAAGCTCGGCAACGTTCTACCGCTGCAGAAGGTTGGATCCCGTTACGATATTTCATACGGTATCTACATCTACGGATGTGTCGTACAGCAGCTCCTGGCGCTGATCTTCCCTGGTGGGGCGATATCAGTTTGGGCGTTTGTATCGCTCTCCATCCTCATCACCGTCCCGCTGGCCTTCCTTAGCAGCGCACTTATCGAGAAGCCTGCCTTGACATTAAAGACCCGAGTGCCGCAGTTGAGGGAACCAGCTGCAGCACCTGCATAA
- the istB gene encoding IS21-like element helper ATPase IstB produces MTTTPTLSTATSASIYQQLTGHLTDLKLADAAEALPRILDQAQAESWSLTQALEQLLAIEVTATDARKLSGRFRFANLPTGATLQDFDLDAASGIDRNLLAELGTCRYLETATNVLLIGPPGVGKTHIATGLGHAAIQAGYRVYFTSAADLAARCHRAAIEGKWGTMMRFFAGPTLLVIDELGYLPLPAEAASALFQVINQRYLKTSIVITTNRPVGAWGEILGDTTVAAAMLDRLLHRSVVVTLDGASYRLRNHAAASDELRRITTGTNFR; encoded by the coding sequence ATGACCACCACCCCGACCCTATCGACCGCAACATCGGCAAGCATCTACCAACAGCTCACAGGCCACCTCACCGACCTGAAACTAGCCGATGCCGCCGAGGCGCTGCCCCGGATCCTCGACCAGGCCCAAGCCGAGAGCTGGTCTCTGACCCAGGCCCTCGAGCAGCTACTTGCCATCGAGGTCACCGCCACCGATGCACGGAAACTGTCGGGCCGGTTCCGCTTCGCGAACCTCCCTACCGGGGCGACGCTTCAGGACTTCGACCTCGACGCCGCGTCCGGCATCGACCGCAACCTGCTCGCTGAGCTCGGCACCTGCCGTTACCTGGAAACAGCGACGAACGTGTTGCTAATCGGCCCGCCCGGAGTCGGAAAAACCCACATCGCTACCGGCCTTGGCCATGCCGCGATCCAGGCCGGCTACCGGGTCTATTTCACCTCCGCCGCCGACCTCGCCGCCCGCTGCCATAGAGCGGCGATCGAGGGAAAGTGGGGCACGATGATGCGCTTCTTCGCCGGCCCGACGCTACTCGTGATTGACGAGCTGGGGTATTTGCCGCTGCCGGCCGAGGCTGCCTCGGCGCTGTTCCAGGTCATCAACCAGCGCTACTTGAAGACCTCGATCGTGATCACCACCAACCGGCCCGTTGGAGCTTGGGGTGAGATCCTCGGCGACACCACCGTCGCTGCCGCGATGCTCGACCGGCTCCTGCACCGCTCCGTCGTCGTCACCCTCGACGGAGCGTCCTACCGACTGCGCAACCACGCCGCCGCATCGGACGAGCTCAGGCGCATCACCACCGGCACAAACTTCCGCTAA
- a CDS encoding helix-turn-helix domain-containing protein, producing MLSEEDDVDIHALKRQGMTISEIARRTDHDRKTIRAYLAGDRSPGVRRRAEPDPFDQFVDYVTARLTEDPHLWGITLHDELIPLG from the coding sequence ATGCTTTCAGAGGAGGACGACGTGGACATCCACGCGCTCAAACGACAAGGGATGACGATCAGTGAGATCGCCCGCCGCACCGACCATGACCGCAAAACCATCCGCGCCTATCTCGCCGGCGACCGCAGCCCGGGAGTCCGCAGACGCGCCGAGCCCGACCCATTTGATCAGTTCGTCGACTATGTCACCGCAAGACTGACGGAGGACCCCCACCTCTGGGGAATCACTCTGCATGACGAGTTGATCCCGCTGGGCTGA
- a CDS encoding VanZ family protein, whose product MSGFAPHAGIPRKSRVREWLSVLALLAYISVVLLATLSPTPLDQGYQGSIDKVLTVLHRNGVPEWFGYNKLEFSANIFMFIPLGFLITLLLPLKIWWLSIVFCPALSGAIELSQGAFLSARFASWGDVASNSIGALIGIIVAVCLRQLVYQRDEKLVERALWERGAVATRTGLPS is encoded by the coding sequence ATGTCTGGATTTGCACCACATGCCGGTATTCCGCGGAAGAGCCGAGTTCGCGAATGGCTCTCGGTTCTTGCGCTTCTCGCATATATCTCTGTCGTTCTACTCGCGACGCTCTCGCCGACACCGCTCGATCAGGGTTACCAGGGTTCGATCGACAAAGTCTTGACTGTTCTGCACCGCAACGGTGTTCCCGAGTGGTTCGGCTACAACAAGCTTGAGTTCTCCGCCAACATTTTTATGTTCATACCCCTCGGGTTCCTAATCACTTTGTTGCTTCCGCTCAAGATCTGGTGGCTTTCGATTGTCTTCTGCCCGGCGCTCTCCGGCGCGATTGAATTGTCCCAAGGAGCGTTTCTATCGGCGCGTTTTGCGAGCTGGGGTGACGTCGCATCAAATTCGATCGGAGCCTTGATCGGCATCATCGTTGCCGTGTGTCTGAGACAACTCGTTTATCAGCGCGACGAGAAGCTCGTAGAGCGGGCGCTGTGGGAGCGAGGCGCCGTAGCCACACGAACGGGGCTTCCTTCTTGA